One window of Alteriqipengyuania lutimaris genomic DNA carries:
- a CDS encoding DUF885 domain-containing protein, with protein sequence MNTFSLTRRQTLAGLAASTALTLGGCSTTGTAPRLRAMTTAPDEWLDQVAYGMLQYEPERATSLGVDTGEYAGLRGKLEDQSPAGQREYAAYLRWVVNQMDGLDESGLTPDQQTSYQVVRSAFSNAVEGFDLPYGDVAVGSWRNAPYVVIQNVGTYLDMPRFLDSSQPLSDEADVGYYLDRLKSVDSALDGELERLEKARALGVIPPDFLLDKAIAAMEASVASAPQDYVKPLEKAPEGARDAAMATARMVVDAEIVPALQRQLAELKAERARANLNAGMWAQPGGPEWYAWALKASTTTTMSPDEIHEQGLEELDALHARMDPILRDIGYDSGTVGERMQALSTDKRYQFAEGDPGRKQIMDFIHDRIDWITAQMPRAFNELVDPNVEVRRLPLAEEPGAPGAYGGAGSKDGSIPARMWINLRTTDLHRKYDLADLTYHESVPGHAWEGTFSNRLPLIRSILAFNAFSEGWALYAEQLADELGAYDDFQVGRLGYLQSLAFRACRLVVDTGLHHKRWTREQGRQFFVERNGSKAEEVASEVDRYCSWPGQACGYKIGHSQIVAQRERAKRAMGGAYDFKGFNTAVILGGNSPLDVLDKTVSRYISNA encoded by the coding sequence ATGAACACATTCTCGCTCACTCGCCGCCAGACCCTCGCCGGGCTCGCCGCCTCCACCGCCCTCACCCTCGGGGGATGTTCGACCACCGGCACCGCGCCCCGCCTGCGCGCGATGACCACGGCGCCCGACGAATGGCTCGACCAGGTCGCCTACGGGATGCTGCAGTATGAGCCCGAGCGGGCGACCAGCCTAGGCGTCGATACCGGCGAATATGCGGGCCTTCGCGGCAAGCTGGAAGACCAGTCGCCTGCGGGCCAGCGCGAATATGCCGCCTACCTGCGCTGGGTCGTCAACCAGATGGACGGGCTCGACGAAAGTGGCCTCACGCCGGATCAGCAGACCAGCTACCAGGTGGTTCGCAGCGCTTTTTCCAATGCGGTCGAAGGCTTCGACCTGCCCTATGGCGATGTCGCGGTCGGCAGCTGGCGCAACGCGCCCTACGTCGTCATCCAGAACGTCGGCACCTATCTCGACATGCCGCGCTTCCTCGATTCCTCGCAGCCCCTCTCCGACGAGGCCGACGTCGGCTATTACCTCGACCGTCTGAAGAGCGTGGACAGCGCGCTCGACGGCGAGCTCGAACGGCTGGAAAAGGCACGCGCGCTGGGCGTGATCCCGCCCGACTTCCTGCTCGACAAGGCGATCGCCGCGATGGAAGCGAGCGTGGCCTCCGCCCCGCAGGACTACGTCAAACCGCTGGAAAAAGCGCCCGAGGGTGCGCGCGATGCGGCGATGGCAACCGCGCGCATGGTGGTCGACGCCGAGATCGTCCCCGCGTTGCAGCGCCAGCTCGCCGAACTGAAGGCAGAGCGTGCCCGCGCCAACTTGAACGCCGGCATGTGGGCCCAGCCGGGCGGACCGGAATGGTACGCCTGGGCGCTGAAGGCGAGCACGACCACCACGATGTCGCCCGACGAAATCCACGAACAGGGGCTGGAAGAGCTGGATGCGCTCCACGCGCGGATGGACCCGATCCTGCGCGATATCGGCTACGACAGCGGCACGGTGGGCGAGCGGATGCAGGCGCTGAGCACCGACAAGCGCTACCAGTTTGCCGAGGGCGATCCGGGCCGCAAGCAGATCATGGACTTCATCCATGACCGGATCGACTGGATCACCGCGCAGATGCCGCGTGCGTTCAACGAGCTGGTCGATCCCAATGTCGAGGTCCGCCGCCTGCCGCTGGCCGAGGAACCGGGCGCGCCGGGGGCCTATGGCGGCGCGGGCAGCAAGGACGGATCGATCCCCGCGCGCATGTGGATCAACCTTCGCACGACCGACCTGCATCGCAAGTACGACCTTGCCGACCTGACCTATCACGAGTCGGTCCCGGGCCATGCGTGGGAAGGCACTTTCTCCAATCGCCTGCCGCTGATCCGCAGCATCCTCGCCTTCAACGCCTTCTCCGAAGGCTGGGCGCTCTATGCCGAGCAGCTCGCCGACGAGCTGGGCGCATACGACGATTTCCAGGTCGGGCGGCTGGGCTATCTCCAGAGCCTCGCCTTCCGCGCCTGCCGTCTCGTGGTCGACACCGGCCTGCACCACAAACGCTGGACGCGCGAGCAGGGCCGCCAGTTCTTCGTCGAGCGCAATGGCAGCAAGGCGGAGGAAGTCGCGAGCGAGGTCGATCGCTATTGCAGCTGGCCGGGCCAGGCCTGCGGCTACAAGATCGGCCATTCGCAGATCGTCGCCCAGCGTGAGCGGGCGAAGCGCGCGATGGGCGGCGCGTACGACTTCAAGGGCTTCAACA
- a CDS encoding energy transducer TonB has translation MAYGYAHQPRNRMTAIVAVAGIHAGIGALLIYGLTTGGFAAPEIPNLTAGQIKVEPPPPPPTPEPQPTSNAQPSSRDVVAPKPPLNVSTNPPRVDTSDIILPPMPPQPLPLPSVTPTLAPPPPPPSPTPSIDPVAARPANDPGSWVTQADYRSSWVSRDYAGQVGFRLSVGASGRVENCTVTRSSGVSALDQATCQLVTRRARFDPAKNGQGRAVAGSYSSAVLWQLPD, from the coding sequence ATGGCTTATGGCTATGCACACCAGCCCCGGAACCGGATGACGGCGATCGTCGCGGTGGCCGGAATCCATGCCGGAATCGGTGCACTGCTGATCTATGGACTGACTACCGGGGGTTTCGCGGCGCCCGAGATTCCGAACCTGACCGCCGGCCAGATCAAGGTCGAGCCGCCGCCCCCGCCGCCGACGCCCGAGCCCCAGCCGACATCGAACGCCCAGCCCTCGTCGCGCGACGTGGTTGCACCCAAGCCTCCGCTCAATGTCTCGACCAATCCGCCGCGGGTCGACACCAGCGACATCATCCTCCCGCCGATGCCGCCGCAGCCTTTGCCGCTCCCCAGCGTCACGCCGACGCTGGCTCCCCCGCCTCCGCCCCCCAGCCCCACGCCGAGCATCGATCCGGTCGCCGCGCGCCCGGCGAACGATCCCGGCAGCTGGGTGACGCAGGCCGATTACCGGTCGAGCTGGGTCTCGCGCGACTATGCGGGCCAGGTCGGCTTCCGCCTGTCGGTCGGCGCGAGCGGAAGGGTGGAGAATTGCACGGTCACACGGTCCTCGGGCGTTTCCGCGCTCGACCAGGCGACCTGCCAGCTGGTGACGCGGCGCGCGCGCTTCGACCCGGCGAAGAACGGCCAGGGCCGCGCGGTCGCGGGCAGCTATTCCAGCGCGGTCCTCTGGCAACTGCCCGACTGA
- a CDS encoding alpha/beta hydrolase: MPTVIFPGPEGRLEGRFSPPPRPRAPVALILHPHPQGGGTMNERITQSLYKTFVDRGFATLRFNFRGVGRSQGSFDNGIGELSDAASALDWIQSIHEEAQVTWVAGVSFGALIGMQLLMRRPEIRGFISVGAPASMYDFSFLAPCPASGIFVHGAADTVVPPPAVTKLVEKLRTQKHITIHHEEIPRANHFFEKEHDEMMGAVNNYLDFRLDPSCPIR; the protein is encoded by the coding sequence ATGCCCACCGTCATCTTCCCCGGTCCCGAAGGCCGCCTCGAAGGCCGTTTCTCGCCCCCGCCGCGCCCGCGTGCGCCGGTCGCGCTGATCCTCCACCCGCACCCGCAGGGCGGCGGCACGATGAACGAGCGGATTACGCAGAGCCTGTACAAGACCTTCGTCGATCGCGGTTTCGCGACGCTGCGGTTCAATTTCCGCGGTGTGGGCCGCAGCCAGGGCAGCTTCGACAACGGCATCGGCGAACTCTCCGATGCTGCCAGCGCGCTCGACTGGATCCAGTCGATCCATGAAGAAGCGCAGGTCACCTGGGTGGCCGGCGTGTCCTTCGGCGCGCTGATCGGCATGCAGCTGCTGATGCGCCGCCCCGAAATCCGCGGCTTCATCTCGGTCGGCGCGCCGGCGAGCATGTACGACTTCAGCTTCCTCGCGCCCTGCCCCGCCAGCGGCATCTTCGTCCATGGCGCGGCCGATACGGTGGTGCCGCCGCCGGCCGTTACCAAGCTGGTCGAGAAGCTGCGGACGCAAAAGCACATCACGATCCATCATGAGGAAATCCCGCGTGCGAACCACTTCTTCGAGAAGGAGCACGACGAGATGATGGGTGCGGTGAACAACTACCTCGATTTCCGCCTCGATCCGTCCTGCCCGATCCGCTGA
- a CDS encoding cysteine desulfurase family protein: MTRSRIYLDHAATSPLRPEAKAAMEEGFAIWANPSSPHAEGRKAKQALEDARARVKAALGWDGEVIFTSGASEALWIALNRAKVDRRIVSAVEHDAVFRAAPDAEVVPIADMKAELAREALDAALAKPGKAMVVIQAVNSETGTELIVPGGDHTREIVDRVREAGGLFLCDCSQSAGKRRIPDVDMAVVSSQKLGGPIGIAALLVRDYAMLEPTGGHERGYRQGTENMPAALGFAAALEAGGQETWATDTGQRLDLRDSLREHGEPLIFGPQRSYIIAVAHPTMSAQAQLIRLDAMGFAVSAGSACSSGTLKKSRVLDAFGVPDDVAARTIRVSMGWSTTPEELEAFAEAWRSLS; encoded by the coding sequence TTGACGCGTTCCCGCATCTATCTGGACCACGCCGCCACCTCGCCGCTGCGGCCCGAGGCGAAGGCTGCGATGGAGGAGGGGTTTGCGATTTGGGCCAACCCGTCCTCCCCGCATGCCGAGGGGCGCAAAGCCAAGCAGGCGCTGGAGGATGCCCGCGCACGGGTGAAGGCTGCGCTGGGATGGGACGGCGAGGTGATCTTTACCAGCGGCGCGAGCGAGGCGCTGTGGATCGCGCTCAACCGCGCGAAGGTGGACCGCCGGATCGTCAGCGCGGTGGAGCATGATGCAGTGTTTCGCGCGGCGCCCGATGCGGAGGTGGTGCCGATTGCCGACATGAAGGCCGAGCTTGCGCGCGAGGCCCTCGACGCAGCGCTCGCAAAGCCGGGCAAGGCAATGGTCGTGATCCAGGCCGTCAACTCGGAAACCGGTACCGAGCTCATCGTGCCCGGCGGCGATCACACACGCGAGATCGTGGATCGGGTTCGCGAAGCTGGCGGGTTGTTCCTTTGCGATTGCTCTCAGAGTGCGGGAAAACGCCGGATACCCGATGTCGATATGGCGGTCGTGTCGTCGCAGAAGCTGGGCGGGCCGATCGGAATCGCCGCCTTGCTCGTTCGCGATTATGCCATGCTGGAACCGACCGGTGGCCACGAACGTGGCTATCGCCAGGGAACCGAGAACATGCCCGCCGCCCTCGGCTTTGCGGCGGCGCTGGAAGCGGGTGGGCAAGAGACTTGGGCCACGGACACCGGACAGCGTCTTGACCTGAGAGACAGTCTCCGTGAGCACGGCGAGCCGCTTATATTCGGACCGCAAAGGTCGTACATCATCGCCGTCGCTCACCCGACCATGAGCGCCCAAGCCCAACTGATCCGGCTCGACGCGATGGGCTTTGCGGTGTCGGCGGGGAGCGCGTGTTCCTCGGGTACGCTCAAGAAGAGCCGCGTGCTCGATGCCTTCGGCGTGCCCGACGATGTCGCCGCGCGCACGATCCGGGTCAGCATGGGGTGGAGCACGACGCCGGAGGAACTGGAAGCGTTTGCTGAGGCCTGGCGGTCGCTTTCGTAA
- a CDS encoding cysteine desulfurase family protein: MIYLDYQATTPLAPEAREAMLAWLGGPDSDTFGNPHSPHRMGRMAAAAVEVARDQVATLFPPGGQVIFTGSATEAINLAIRGNAAVRSGEHIAFSAIEHAAVIDTVKAIGNWTELPVGPDGLIAPDVEMPKYVGLMCVMQLNNEIGTIQPIAAMAERAKETGALLLVDGVQAAGKMALPPKADMIAVSAHKLHGPKGIGALWVRDGLSLIPHVEGGGQEQGLRSGTLSPALCAGFGAAAALAVERMEEDAAHVEELWQIARDAFSGWTLNGSAEQRWHGNLNIRRDGLDVARLMSECREVMFSAGSACASGSGRTSHVLRAIGLSDAQAKSSIRLGWGRYTTRDDMQRACSIILDAADSQA; this comes from the coding sequence ATGATCTACCTCGACTACCAGGCCACCACCCCGCTCGCGCCCGAAGCGCGCGAGGCGATGCTCGCGTGGCTCGGCGGCCCGGATAGCGACACCTTCGGCAATCCGCACAGCCCGCATCGCATGGGCCGCATGGCAGCAGCAGCGGTCGAGGTGGCGCGCGATCAGGTCGCCACGCTGTTCCCTCCCGGCGGACAGGTGATCTTCACCGGTAGCGCGACCGAGGCGATCAATCTCGCGATCCGTGGCAATGCGGCCGTCCGCTCCGGCGAGCACATCGCCTTCAGCGCGATCGAGCACGCGGCGGTGATCGATACGGTCAAGGCGATCGGCAACTGGACCGAGCTGCCGGTCGGGCCGGATGGACTGATCGCGCCCGATGTCGAGATGCCGAAATATGTCGGGCTGATGTGCGTGATGCAGCTCAATAACGAGATCGGCACGATCCAGCCCATCGCCGCGATGGCGGAACGCGCGAAGGAAACCGGCGCGCTGTTGCTGGTCGACGGCGTGCAGGCGGCGGGCAAGATGGCGTTGCCGCCGAAAGCCGACATGATCGCGGTCAGCGCGCACAAGCTCCACGGACCCAAGGGGATCGGTGCGCTGTGGGTGCGCGATGGCCTGTCGCTGATCCCGCATGTCGAGGGGGGCGGGCAGGAGCAGGGCCTGCGCTCGGGCACGCTCTCGCCTGCTTTGTGCGCCGGGTTCGGCGCGGCGGCGGCACTCGCGGTCGAACGGATGGAAGAGGACGCGGCGCATGTCGAAGAGCTGTGGCAGATCGCGCGCGATGCCTTCTCCGGCTGGACGCTCAACGGCAGTGCGGAGCAGCGCTGGCACGGCAATCTCAACATTCGCCGCGATGGTCTGGATGTCGCGCGCCTCATGAGCGAATGCCGCGAGGTCATGTTCTCCGCCGGGTCGGCCTGCGCCAGCGGCTCGGGCCGCACCAGCCATGTGCTGCGCGCGATCGGGCTCAGCGATGCACAGGCGAAATCGTCGATTCGGCTGGGCTGGGGGCGCTATACGACGCGCGACGACATGCAGCGCGCTTGCTCGATCATCCTCGACGCGGCAGACTCGCAAGCATGA
- a CDS encoding 2Fe-2S iron-sulfur cluster-binding protein has protein sequence MKVIFHKADGQRVEAEAQAGDVLLKVAQGAGMPLEGTCEGQMACSTCHVLVAKEWFARLPEASEDEEDMLDLAYGVRPTSRLSCQIELTDALDGLEVTIPADAHDMSRV, from the coding sequence ATGAAAGTCATCTTTCACAAGGCGGACGGGCAGCGGGTCGAGGCCGAAGCCCAGGCGGGCGATGTGCTGCTCAAGGTGGCGCAAGGGGCCGGGATGCCGCTGGAGGGTACGTGCGAGGGGCAGATGGCATGCTCCACCTGCCACGTGCTGGTCGCCAAGGAATGGTTCGCGCGGCTGCCCGAGGCGAGCGAAGACGAGGAGGACATGCTCGACCTCGCCTACGGCGTACGTCCGACCAGCCGCCTCTCATGCCAGATCGAGCTGACCGACGCGCTCGACGGGCTGGAAGTCACCATCCCCGCCGATGCGCACGATATGAGCCGGGTCTAG
- a CDS encoding mechanosensitive ion channel family protein → MIFTRLAPLVAFFLLCIGSANAPLLAQDGRQVEQGSSPTVYEVESLDNGTGQEPPRLFLDTPMGLIESFMVAGEREDWDRATAALDYANIARSEAQVDREELAAQLYHLMSHTVAIDWAALPDRPDAMDVTASSKNPMAGVSRRSLTIALLELGDRRVPIRLARVQEPGGEPVWVFSRQTVANVPALYAEYGPTEFEKMLPAPLREQAAWTLAWWELIALPLVLIVAAVAGLLTYLAIRRLRERYDADTKIGGVLQAIHLPVTLLAFAGTFALVRNTVLRLSGPAKDLLDPFQLILIIAAILGMALAAIEALFEFATSRRTDELEAPGNHEDRNFYTKMSAIRRIVTALLLLAAVGFLLVASNIADTLGFSILASAGVLGLVLAFAARKVLGDIMASVQIAFAQTARIGDAVQFEGQWCFVEKIGFTHLRLRTWDERRVIAPVSTFTGESFENWTKQDASLMTHVELQLDNRADVDALREEFGNYVQQDDDIVDPEDAVCEVVAQDARAKTVRFMARAADPKTGWSMHCRVREHMLAFAARLDATIEPTPVYFAREREVSLEAK, encoded by the coding sequence ATGATCTTCACCCGGCTCGCCCCCCTCGTCGCTTTCTTCCTGCTTTGCATAGGGAGCGCGAATGCGCCCCTCCTCGCGCAGGATGGCCGACAGGTCGAACAGGGCAGTTCGCCCACGGTCTACGAGGTCGAAAGCCTCGACAACGGCACGGGGCAGGAGCCTCCGCGGCTGTTCCTCGACACGCCGATGGGCCTGATCGAAAGCTTCATGGTCGCGGGCGAGCGCGAGGACTGGGACCGCGCCACCGCCGCGCTCGACTATGCCAATATCGCTCGTAGCGAAGCGCAGGTGGATCGCGAGGAGCTGGCGGCGCAGCTCTATCACCTGATGAGTCACACGGTCGCGATCGACTGGGCGGCGCTGCCCGACCGGCCCGATGCGATGGACGTCACTGCGAGCAGCAAGAACCCGATGGCGGGCGTATCGCGCCGCTCGCTGACGATCGCCCTGCTCGAACTGGGGGACCGGCGCGTCCCGATCCGGCTCGCCCGCGTGCAGGAACCGGGCGGAGAGCCGGTATGGGTGTTCAGCCGCCAGACGGTGGCCAACGTGCCAGCGCTCTACGCCGAATACGGCCCGACCGAGTTCGAGAAGATGCTGCCCGCCCCCTTGCGCGAACAGGCGGCATGGACGCTCGCCTGGTGGGAGCTGATCGCGCTGCCACTGGTGCTGATCGTCGCGGCGGTCGCGGGGCTGCTGACCTATCTCGCGATCCGCCGCCTGCGCGAGCGATACGACGCGGATACCAAGATCGGCGGCGTGCTGCAGGCGATCCACCTGCCCGTCACGCTGCTCGCATTCGCGGGCACCTTCGCCCTCGTGCGCAACACCGTGCTGCGCCTGTCCGGCCCGGCGAAGGACTTGCTCGACCCGTTCCAGCTGATCCTGATCATCGCGGCGATCCTCGGCATGGCGCTCGCCGCGATCGAGGCGCTGTTCGAATTCGCGACGAGCCGCAGGACGGACGAGCTGGAGGCACCGGGCAACCACGAAGACCGCAACTTCTACACCAAGATGAGCGCGATTCGCCGGATCGTAACCGCGCTGCTGCTGCTTGCCGCAGTCGGCTTCCTGCTGGTGGCGAGCAATATTGCCGACACGCTCGGCTTCTCGATCCTCGCCTCTGCCGGCGTCCTCGGCCTCGTCCTCGCCTTTGCCGCGCGCAAGGTGCTCGGCGACATCATGGCGAGCGTGCAGATCGCCTTCGCGCAGACCGCACGGATCGGCGATGCCGTGCAGTTCGAAGGGCAGTGGTGCTTCGTCGAGAAGATCGGCTTCACCCACCTGCGGCTGCGCACGTGGGACGAGCGGCGGGTGATCGCCCCGGTCAGCACCTTCACCGGCGAAAGCTTCGAGAACTGGACCAAGCAGGACGCCAGCCTGATGACCCATGTCGAGCTGCAGCTCGACAACCGCGCTGACGTGGACGCGCTGCGCGAGGAATTCGGCAACTACGTGCAGCAGGACGATGACATCGTCGATCCCGAGGATGCGGTGTGCGAAGTCGTCGCGCAGGATGCCCGGGCCAAGACGGTGCGCTTCATGGCGCGCGCCGCCGATCCCAAGACGGGCTGGTCGATGCATTGCCGCGTGCGCGAGCACATGCTCGCCTTCGCAGCGCGACTCGATGCCACGATCGAGCCTACGCCGGTCTATTTCGCGCGCGAACGCGAGGTGTCGTTGGAGGCGAAATAG